A region from the Streptomyces sp. 3214.6 genome encodes:
- a CDS encoding Bax inhibitor-1/YccA family protein produces MQSRNPVFSRRGFSRDNGYAGFNAQAGGPAGGTQANPYAQGDPYAQQAGNPYAQNPYAQQGLQQGAPPQAPAATGRMTMDDVVARTATTLGTVVVTAVLAWLLLPVDEANLGKSYGIGIAAALVAMVLAFVQSFKRRPAPALILSYAAFEGVFLGVISSAVSTYIADGVVAQAVLGTMAVFAAVLVAYKAGWIRVNRRFYGFVMAAALGFVLLMVANLLFSVFGGGDGLGFRSGALGIVFGVIGIILGACFLALDFKQVEDGVAYGAPREEAWLAAFGLTMTLVWIYMEFLRLLSILNSD; encoded by the coding sequence ATGCAGAGCAGAAACCCGGTCTTCTCGCGACGGGGGTTCAGCCGCGACAACGGCTACGCGGGCTTCAACGCACAGGCCGGGGGACCCGCTGGCGGCACGCAGGCCAACCCGTACGCGCAGGGCGATCCGTACGCCCAGCAGGCGGGCAACCCCTACGCGCAGAACCCCTACGCCCAGCAGGGCCTGCAGCAGGGCGCACCGCCGCAGGCCCCGGCCGCCACCGGCCGGATGACCATGGACGACGTCGTCGCGCGCACCGCGACCACGCTCGGCACCGTGGTCGTCACCGCGGTGCTGGCCTGGCTGCTGCTGCCCGTCGACGAGGCGAACCTCGGCAAGTCGTACGGCATCGGCATCGCCGCCGCCCTGGTCGCCATGGTGCTGGCCTTCGTCCAGTCGTTCAAGCGCCGCCCGGCCCCCGCGCTGATCCTGTCGTACGCCGCCTTCGAGGGTGTCTTCCTCGGCGTGATCTCCAGCGCGGTGTCCACGTACATCGCGGACGGCGTGGTCGCCCAGGCGGTGCTGGGCACGATGGCGGTCTTCGCCGCCGTGCTCGTGGCGTACAAGGCGGGCTGGATCCGCGTCAACCGCCGCTTCTACGGCTTCGTGATGGCCGCCGCGCTCGGCTTCGTCCTGCTGATGGTCGCGAACCTGCTGTTCTCGGTGTTCGGCGGCGGTGACGGCCTCGGCTTCCGCAGCGGCGCCCTGGGCATCGTGTTCGGCGTCATCGGCATCATCCTCGGCGCCTGCTTCCTCGCCCTGGACTTCAAGCAGGTCGAGGACGGCGTCGCGTACGGCGCCCCGCGCGAGGAGGCCTGGCTCGCCGCCTTCGGCCTCACCATGACGCTGGTGTGGATCTACATGGAGTTCCTGCGGCTCCTGTCGATCCTGAACAGCGACTGA
- a CDS encoding acetyl-CoA C-acetyltransferase, producing MPEAVIVSTARSPIGRAFKGSLKDLRPDDLTATIIQAALAKVPELDPRDIDDLMLGCGLPGGEQGNNLGRIVAVQMGMDHLPGCTVTRYCSSSLQTSRMALHAIKAGEGDVFISAGVEMVSRFTKGNSDSLPDTHNPFFAEAEARTAAVAEQEGTSWHDPREDGLVPDAYIAMGQTAENLARSKGVTRQDMDEFGVRSQNLAEEAIKNGFWEREITPVTLPDGTVVSKDDGPRAGVTLEGVQGLKPVFRPDGLVTAGNCCPLNDGAAAVVIMSDTKARELGLTPLARIVSTGVSGLSPEIMGLGPVDASNQALRRAGLTIDDIDLVEINEAFAAQVIPSYRDLGIDVDKLNVNGGAIAVGHPFGMTGARITGTLINSLQFHDKQFGLETMCVGGGQGMAMVIERLS from the coding sequence ATGCCCGAAGCCGTCATCGTCTCGACCGCCCGCTCGCCCATCGGCCGCGCTTTCAAGGGCTCCCTGAAGGACCTGCGCCCGGACGACCTCACCGCCACGATCATCCAGGCGGCCCTCGCCAAGGTCCCCGAGCTCGACCCGAGGGACATCGACGACCTGATGCTCGGCTGCGGTCTGCCGGGCGGCGAGCAGGGCAACAACCTGGGCCGTATCGTCGCCGTCCAGATGGGGATGGACCACCTTCCCGGCTGCACGGTCACCCGCTACTGTTCCTCCTCGCTCCAGACCAGCCGGATGGCCCTGCACGCCATCAAGGCCGGCGAGGGCGACGTCTTCATCTCGGCCGGTGTCGAGATGGTCTCCCGGTTCACCAAGGGCAACTCCGACAGCCTGCCGGACACGCACAACCCGTTCTTCGCCGAAGCGGAGGCCCGCACGGCCGCCGTCGCCGAGCAGGAGGGCACCTCCTGGCACGACCCGCGCGAGGACGGCCTCGTCCCGGACGCCTACATCGCGATGGGGCAGACCGCCGAGAACCTGGCCCGCTCCAAGGGCGTGACCCGCCAGGACATGGACGAGTTCGGCGTCCGTTCCCAGAACCTCGCCGAGGAAGCCATCAAGAACGGCTTCTGGGAGCGCGAGATCACCCCCGTCACCCTGCCCGACGGCACGGTCGTCTCCAAGGACGACGGTCCGCGCGCCGGGGTCACCCTGGAGGGCGTCCAGGGCCTGAAGCCGGTGTTCCGCCCGGACGGGCTGGTCACCGCCGGCAACTGCTGCCCGCTGAACGACGGCGCCGCCGCGGTCGTCATCATGAGCGACACCAAGGCCCGCGAGCTCGGCCTGACCCCGCTCGCCCGCATCGTGTCGACCGGCGTCTCCGGCCTCTCCCCCGAGATCATGGGCCTCGGCCCGGTGGACGCCAGCAACCAGGCGCTGCGTCGCGCCGGCCTCACCATCGACGACATCGACCTGGTCGAGATCAACGAGGCGTTCGCCGCGCAGGTGATCCCCTCCTACCGCGACCTCGGCATCGACGTCGACAAGCTGAACGTCAACGGCGGCGCCATCGCCGTCGGCCACCCCTTCGGCATGACGGGCGCCCGCATCACCGGCACGCTCATCAATTCGCTGCAGTTCCACGACAAGCAGTTCGGTCTGGAGACGATGTGCGTCGGCGGCGGCCAGGGCATGGCGATGGTCATCGAGCGCCTCAGCTGA
- a CDS encoding SAM-dependent methyltransferase — protein MADAAPRLHALVEQLLGAPLPVRVRAWDGSQAGPPDAPVLVVRNRRALRRLLFKPGELGLARAWVAGDLEIEGDLYVALDLLSGLVWERGEDARTLAQALRDPGFRAAVRGLLRLAGPPLPPAPPREEVRRARHLHTRRTDRRAISHHYDVGNDFYELVLGPSMVYSCAYWESGDQSPESTLETAQRDKLELVCRKLDLGPEKRLLDVGCGWGSLAVHAAREHGANVLGITLSQEQATYARKRVADAGLTDKVEIRVQDYRDVTDGPFDAISSIGMAEHVGSAKYLEYAQVLFALTGPGGRLLNHQIARRPQRDESTYDVDAFIDAYVFPDGELAPVGTTVTQLERAGFEVRDVESIREHYALTLRRWVARLEAGWERAVHLTGPGRARVWRLYMAASAVAFERNRIGVNQVLAVRTPESGASGMPLRARTWN, from the coding sequence ATGGCTGACGCCGCGCCGCGGCTCCATGCGCTCGTCGAACAGTTGCTGGGGGCCCCGCTCCCGGTACGCGTCCGCGCCTGGGACGGTTCGCAGGCTGGCCCGCCCGACGCGCCCGTTCTGGTCGTACGCAACCGCAGAGCCCTGCGTCGTCTCCTGTTCAAACCGGGCGAACTGGGCCTCGCCCGCGCCTGGGTGGCCGGCGACCTGGAGATCGAGGGGGACCTGTACGTCGCTCTCGACCTGCTCTCCGGCCTCGTCTGGGAACGCGGCGAGGACGCCCGTACCCTCGCCCAGGCCCTGCGCGACCCCGGGTTCCGCGCGGCCGTGCGGGGGCTGCTGCGGCTGGCCGGGCCCCCGTTGCCGCCCGCCCCGCCCCGCGAGGAGGTCCGCAGAGCCCGTCATCTCCACACCCGCCGCACCGACAGACGCGCCATCAGCCACCACTACGACGTCGGCAACGACTTCTACGAACTCGTCCTCGGCCCGTCCATGGTGTACTCCTGCGCCTACTGGGAGTCCGGCGACCAGAGCCCCGAGAGCACCCTGGAGACCGCGCAGCGCGACAAGCTCGAACTCGTCTGCCGCAAGCTCGACCTGGGGCCCGAAAAGCGGCTGCTGGACGTCGGCTGCGGCTGGGGTTCCCTCGCCGTCCACGCGGCCCGCGAGCACGGCGCGAACGTCCTCGGGATCACCCTGTCCCAGGAGCAGGCGACGTACGCCCGTAAACGCGTCGCCGACGCCGGGCTCACCGACAAGGTCGAGATCCGCGTCCAGGACTACCGGGACGTCACCGACGGCCCGTTCGACGCGATCTCCTCCATCGGCATGGCGGAACACGTCGGCTCCGCGAAGTACCTGGAGTACGCCCAGGTCCTGTTCGCGCTGACCGGACCGGGCGGCCGGCTGCTCAACCACCAGATCGCCCGCCGCCCGCAACGCGACGAGTCGACGTACGACGTGGACGCGTTCATCGACGCCTACGTCTTCCCCGACGGCGAACTCGCCCCCGTCGGCACCACGGTCACCCAGCTCGAACGCGCCGGCTTCGAGGTTCGCGACGTCGAGTCGATCCGTGAGCACTACGCCCTCACCCTGCGCCGCTGGGTGGCCCGTCTGGAGGCCGGCTGGGAGCGGGCCGTCCACCTCACCGGTCCCGGCCGGGCCCGCGTCTGGCGGCTCTACATGGCCGCCTCCGCCGTCGCCTTCGAACGCAACCGCATCGGCGTCAACCAGGTCCTGGCCGTCCGCACCCCCGAGTCGGGCGCCTCCGGGATGCCCCTGCGCGCCCGCACCTGGAACTGA
- a CDS encoding 4-hydroxybenzoate 3-monooxygenase: MRTTVGIVGAGPAGLLLARLLHNAGIDSVVLESRDRAYVEHRQRAGILEQGTVDVLRAAGAGERMDRVGLRHDGIELRFARQRHRVDFPALTGGRSVMVYAQTEVCKDLIALQLEEGGPLLFETEALAVEDAGTDRPRIRFRRGGPEGVEEVLECEYVVGCDGFWGVSRKAIPAELTRAFERTYPFGWLGILADVPPSHDELVYARHDRGFALLSMRSQSVSRLYLQVPEGTDAETWGDDEIWDELERRFETDDDWKLERGPITQKSVTPMRSYVHEPMRHGRLFLAGDAAHIVPPTGAKGLNLAVGDVVTFARALTHQRRTGSCDLLDAYSETCLRRVWQAERFSYDMTTLLHPAPDATPFEARLQLARLERIASSRAAETDLAEGYTGFPFG, from the coding sequence ATGCGCACGACCGTCGGCATCGTCGGCGCCGGCCCCGCCGGCCTCCTCCTCGCCCGTCTGCTCCACAACGCCGGCATCGACTCCGTCGTACTGGAGAGCCGCGACCGGGCCTACGTCGAGCACCGGCAGCGCGCCGGGATCCTGGAGCAGGGCACGGTGGACGTGCTGCGCGCGGCCGGCGCCGGGGAGCGCATGGACCGGGTGGGGCTGCGCCACGACGGCATAGAGCTGCGATTCGCGCGGCAGCGCCATCGCGTCGACTTCCCCGCCCTCACCGGAGGCCGGTCGGTGATGGTCTACGCCCAGACCGAGGTCTGCAAGGACCTCATCGCCCTCCAACTGGAGGAGGGCGGCCCGCTGCTCTTCGAGACGGAGGCCCTGGCCGTCGAGGACGCCGGCACCGACCGCCCGCGCATCCGCTTCCGCCGTGGTGGCCCAGAAGGCGTCGAGGAGGTCCTGGAGTGCGAGTACGTCGTCGGCTGCGACGGCTTCTGGGGCGTCTCGCGGAAGGCGATCCCGGCCGAGCTGACCCGCGCCTTCGAACGGACGTACCCCTTCGGCTGGCTCGGCATCCTCGCCGACGTGCCGCCCTCCCACGACGAGCTGGTCTACGCCCGCCACGACCGAGGCTTCGCGCTCTTGTCCATGCGCTCGCAGTCGGTCTCCCGCCTCTACCTCCAGGTGCCCGAAGGCACCGACGCCGAGACCTGGGGCGACGACGAGATCTGGGACGAGCTGGAGCGCCGCTTCGAGACGGACGACGACTGGAAGCTGGAACGCGGCCCGATCACCCAGAAGTCGGTCACCCCGATGCGCTCCTACGTCCACGAGCCCATGCGGCACGGCCGGCTCTTCCTCGCCGGGGACGCGGCCCACATCGTGCCGCCGACCGGCGCGAAGGGGCTGAACCTCGCCGTCGGAGACGTCGTCACCTTCGCGCGGGCGCTGACGCACCAGAGGCGGACGGGCTCCTGCGACCTCCTCGACGCCTACTCCGAGACCTGTCTGCGCCGCGTCTGGCAGGCCGAGCGGTTCTCCTACGACATGACGACCCTGCTGCACCCCGCCCCCGACGCCACCCCCTTCGAGGCACGCCTCCAGCTCGCCCGGCTGGAGCGGATCGCCTCCTCCCGCGCCGCCGAGACCGACCTGGCCGAGGGGTACACCGGGTTCCCGTTCGGGTGA
- a CDS encoding SGNH/GDSL hydrolase family protein, whose translation MTSMSRARVARRIAAGAAYGGGGIGLAGAAAVGLVLAEVHLARRQVNNGAHPHVPQADGRYGHAYDAPGPGKEPLLLTMLGDSTAAGQGVNRSGQTPGALLASGLAAVAERPVELRNVALPGAQSDDLDRQVALVLGDSDRVPDICVIMIGANDVTHRMPPTRSVRHLSAAVRRLRTAGAEVVVGTCPDLGTIEPVQQPLRWLARRASRQLAAAQTIGTVEQGGRTVSLGDLLGPEFEANPRELFGPDHYHPSAEGYATAAMAVLPTVCAALGLWPAEEERPDVSRREGFLPVARAAAEAASEAGTEVTAAMPTGPRGPWALLKRRRRRRVTEPERTPAAPSS comes from the coding sequence ATGACGAGCATGTCGAGGGCGAGAGTGGCCCGGCGCATCGCGGCCGGCGCGGCCTACGGCGGCGGCGGCATCGGACTGGCCGGAGCGGCGGCGGTCGGGCTGGTGCTGGCGGAGGTGCATCTGGCGCGCCGCCAGGTCAACAACGGGGCGCATCCGCACGTCCCGCAGGCGGACGGCCGCTACGGCCACGCCTACGACGCCCCCGGGCCCGGCAAGGAACCGCTGCTGCTGACGATGCTGGGCGACTCCACGGCGGCGGGCCAGGGCGTGAACCGTTCCGGGCAGACCCCGGGCGCCCTGCTGGCGTCGGGCCTGGCGGCGGTCGCGGAACGCCCCGTGGAACTGCGCAACGTGGCGCTCCCGGGCGCCCAGTCCGACGACCTGGACCGGCAGGTGGCGCTGGTCCTCGGGGACTCCGATCGGGTGCCCGACATCTGCGTGATCATGATCGGCGCGAACGACGTGACCCACCGTATGCCGCCCACCCGCTCGGTCCGTCACCTGTCGGCGGCGGTACGGCGGCTGCGCACGGCCGGCGCGGAGGTCGTCGTGGGCACCTGCCCCGACCTGGGCACGATCGAGCCGGTCCAGCAGCCCCTGCGCTGGCTGGCCCGCCGGGCGTCCCGCCAGCTGGCGGCGGCCCAGACGATCGGCACGGTCGAGCAGGGCGGGCGCACGGTGTCGCTGGGCGACCTGCTGGGCCCCGAGTTCGAGGCGAACCCGCGCGAGCTGTTCGGCCCCGATCACTACCACCCGTCGGCGGAGGGGTACGCGACGGCGGCGATGGCGGTGCTGCCCACGGTCTGCGCGGCCCTCGGCCTGTGGCCGGCGGAGGAGGAGCGCCCGGACGTCTCCCGCCGCGAGGGTTTCCTGCCGGTGGCCCGGGCAGCGGCGGAAGCGGCGTCGGAGGCGGGCACGGAAGTCACGGCAGCGATGCCGACGGGGCCACGGGGCCCATGGGCCCTGCTGAAGCGGCGCAGGCGCCGCCGGGTGACCGAACCGGAGCGGACACCTGCCGCCCCCTCCTCCTGA
- a CDS encoding DUF4287 domain-containing protein, translating to MSHVLSEETHRNILARIPHCTGREVSDWLRTVDEGPALRFEEKVSWLRAEHNLAYGHAKAIIHEYDLRRAARKLL from the coding sequence ATGTCCCATGTCCTCTCCGAGGAGACCCACCGCAACATACTGGCCCGTATCCCCCATTGCACCGGTCGTGAAGTCTCCGACTGGCTGCGCACCGTCGACGAAGGCCCCGCTCTCCGCTTCGAGGAGAAGGTCAGCTGGCTGCGCGCCGAGCACAACCTCGCGTACGGCCACGCCAAGGCGATCATCCACGAGTACGACCTGAGGAGGGCCGCGCGCAAACTGCTCTAG
- a CDS encoding ABC transporter permease: MFRTALRNVLAHKARLLMTVLAVMLGVAFVSGTLVFTNTLSNALQNSSAKGFDQVDVAVTALAQPDVDDRIGKTPELTQALLERSAKVPGAASAVGVVNGFTAIADKDGKLIGGGFQSQGANYWGDKDARYPLAEGRTPSGRGEVLIDAKTAERAGYKVGDTVRISVDGPVLTPRITGIFTTDDGNVTAGGSLALFDTATAQQLFGKTGTYDEIDVKAAAGTSQGALKAALDTALPKGKVETTTGRQLADDQAEMISASMSGLKQGLLVFAGIALFVGTFIIANTFTMLVAQRTKELALLRAVGASRRQVTRSVLIEAFVVGAVAGVTGLVAGIGIGAGLRSLLGTLGATVPDGPLVVSPGTIAAALLVGVVITMLAAWLPGRRAAKIPPVAAMSSVHATATTKSLVLRNTLGALFSAAGVAVILAATTMDGSDGQAPMGLGAGLLIIGVFILTPLLSRPLIAAAAPVLRIFGVSGKLARQNSVRNPRRTAATASALMIGLTLITGMTVMAGSLQNAIDKMASSAIRADYVVSMANGNELSADIDQKLKATDGVTATSPMRAGYGRVDGTTENLTGVTGSTIGKLTDLKVDDGAFKVGGAQVAVDENVAKSHGWKAGSAFTMNYEDGRKQQLTVAAVYEGNELIDGILLDTSVLTPHLESPADRRVLVKTSAGASDGTKDKLETALGANPAIKVQSKKDLSNEVAKMFTLILNMLYGLLAMAVIVAVLGVINTLAMSVFERSQEIGMLRAIGLDRRSVKRMVRLESLVISLFGGVLGLGLGVFFGWAAGELIGTKMATYELVLPWGRMALFLVLAAGVGILAALWPARRASRLNMLSAIKSE, encoded by the coding sequence ATGTTCCGTACCGCCTTGCGCAACGTGCTCGCGCACAAGGCCCGGCTCCTGATGACCGTGCTCGCCGTGATGCTCGGCGTGGCCTTCGTGTCGGGGACCCTGGTCTTCACCAACACCCTCTCCAACGCCCTGCAGAACAGCTCCGCCAAGGGCTTCGACCAGGTCGACGTCGCCGTCACCGCGCTGGCCCAGCCGGACGTCGACGACCGTATCGGCAAGACGCCCGAGCTGACCCAGGCCCTGCTGGAGCGGAGCGCGAAGGTCCCGGGCGCCGCGTCGGCCGTCGGAGTCGTCAACGGCTTCACCGCCATCGCCGACAAGGACGGCAAGCTCATCGGCGGCGGCTTCCAGTCGCAGGGCGCCAACTACTGGGGGGACAAGGACGCCCGGTACCCGCTCGCCGAGGGGCGCACGCCGAGCGGCAGGGGCGAGGTCCTCATCGACGCCAAGACCGCCGAGCGGGCCGGGTACAAGGTCGGCGACACCGTGCGGATCTCCGTCGACGGCCCCGTCCTCACCCCGAGGATCACCGGGATCTTCACCACCGACGACGGCAACGTCACCGCCGGCGGCAGCCTCGCCCTCTTCGACACGGCGACCGCCCAGCAGCTGTTCGGCAAGACCGGCACCTACGACGAGATCGACGTGAAGGCCGCCGCCGGGACCTCGCAGGGCGCGCTGAAGGCGGCCCTGGACACGGCCCTGCCGAAGGGCAAGGTGGAGACCACCACCGGCAGGCAGCTCGCCGACGACCAGGCCGAGATGATCTCCGCGTCGATGAGCGGGCTGAAGCAGGGCCTGCTGGTCTTCGCCGGTATCGCGCTCTTCGTGGGCACCTTCATCATCGCCAACACCTTCACCATGCTGGTCGCCCAGCGCACCAAGGAGCTCGCGCTGCTGCGGGCCGTCGGGGCCTCGCGCCGCCAGGTGACACGGTCGGTGCTGATCGAGGCGTTCGTCGTCGGCGCGGTCGCCGGGGTGACCGGTCTGGTCGCCGGCATCGGCATCGGGGCCGGGCTGCGCTCGCTGCTGGGGACGCTGGGGGCGACCGTCCCCGACGGGCCGCTCGTCGTCTCGCCCGGCACGATCGCCGCCGCCCTCCTCGTGGGCGTCGTCATCACCATGCTGGCCGCGTGGCTGCCCGGCCGCCGGGCCGCGAAGATCCCGCCGGTGGCGGCCATGAGCAGCGTGCACGCCACCGCCACCACCAAGTCGCTCGTCCTGCGCAACACCCTCGGCGCCCTGTTCTCGGCGGCCGGCGTGGCCGTGATCCTGGCCGCGACGACCATGGACGGCAGCGACGGCCAGGCCCCCATGGGGCTGGGCGCGGGCCTGCTCATCATCGGCGTGTTCATCCTGACCCCGCTGCTGTCGCGTCCGCTGATCGCGGCCGCCGCCCCCGTCCTGCGGATCTTCGGGGTGTCCGGCAAGCTGGCCCGGCAGAACTCGGTGCGCAACCCGCGCCGGACCGCGGCCACCGCCTCCGCGCTGATGATCGGCCTGACCCTGATCACCGGCATGACGGTGATGGCGGGCAGCCTGCAGAACGCCATCGACAAGATGGCGTCCTCCGCGATCCGGGCCGACTACGTCGTGTCGATGGCCAACGGCAACGAGCTCTCCGCCGACATCGACCAGAAGCTGAAGGCCACCGACGGGGTGACCGCCACCAGCCCGATGCGGGCCGGGTACGGGCGGGTCGACGGCACGACCGAGAACCTCACCGGCGTCACCGGCTCCACCATCGGCAAGCTGACCGACCTCAAGGTCGACGACGGCGCGTTCAAGGTGGGCGGCGCGCAGGTCGCCGTCGACGAGAACGTCGCCAAGTCCCATGGCTGGAAGGCCGGTTCGGCGTTCACGATGAACTACGAGGACGGCAGGAAGCAGCAGCTGACGGTCGCCGCGGTCTACGAGGGCAACGAGCTCATCGACGGCATCCTTCTGGACACCTCGGTCCTCACCCCGCATCTGGAGTCCCCGGCGGACCGGCGGGTCCTGGTCAAGACCTCCGCCGGCGCCTCGGACGGCACGAAGGACAAGCTGGAGACGGCCCTCGGCGCCAACCCGGCCATCAAGGTCCAGAGCAAGAAGGACCTGTCCAACGAGGTCGCGAAGATGTTCACGCTGATACTGAACATGCTCTACGGGCTGCTCGCGATGGCCGTGATCGTCGCCGTCCTCGGCGTCATCAACACCCTGGCGATGTCGGTCTTCGAGCGCTCCCAGGAGATCGGCATGCTGCGCGCCATCGGCCTGGACCGGCGCTCGGTCAAGCGGATGGTCCGCCTGGAGTCCCTCGTCATCTCGCTCTTCGGCGGGGTGCTCGGCCTCGGCCTCGGCGTGTTCTTCGGCTGGGCGGCCGGTGAGCTGATCGGCACGAAGATGGCGACGTACGAGCTTGTCCTGCCGTGGGGCCGGATGGCTCTCTTCCTGGTGCTGGCGGCCGGGGTGGGCATCCTGGCGGCGCTGTGGCCGGCCCGGCGGGCGTCCCGGCTGAACATGCTGTCCGCGATCAAGTCGGAGTAG
- a CDS encoding NAD(P)/FAD-dependent oxidoreductase, with translation MSTTERPRILVVGGGYVGLYAARRILKKMRYGEATVTVVDPRSYMTYQPFLPETAAGNISPRHVVVPLRRVLPKAEVLTGRVTTIDQDRKVATIAPLVGEAYELPFDYLVIALGAVSRTFPIPGLAEQGIGMKGVEEAIGLRNHVLEQLDKADSTTDEEIRRKALTFVFIGGGFAGAETIGEVEDLARDAAKYYKTVSREDMRFILVDAADKILPEVGPKLGQYGKEHLESRGVEIYLSTSMDSCVDGHVVLKNGLEVDSNTIVWTAGVKPNPVLARYGLPLGPRGHVDTAATLQVQGTDYIWAAGDNAQVPDVAARKAGVENAWCPPNAQHALRQARVLGDNVISGMRGFPQKEYAHSNKGAVAGLGLHKGVAMIVMGKMKIKLKGRLAWYMHRGYHGMAMPTWNRKIRVFADWTLGMFLKREVVALGALESPREEFYEAAKPAPVAAKPAAEKSEKAESEKAKAS, from the coding sequence ATGAGCACCACGGAGCGTCCCAGGATCCTCGTAGTAGGCGGTGGGTACGTAGGCCTGTACGCAGCTCGGCGCATTCTCAAGAAGATGCGCTACGGCGAGGCGACCGTCACGGTCGTCGACCCCCGGTCGTACATGACCTACCAGCCCTTCCTCCCCGAAACCGCCGCCGGCAACATCTCCCCGCGCCACGTCGTCGTCCCGCTGCGACGCGTGCTGCCCAAGGCGGAGGTTCTCACCGGTCGGGTCACCACCATCGACCAGGACCGCAAGGTCGCCACGATCGCCCCGCTGGTCGGCGAGGCGTACGAGCTGCCCTTCGACTACCTGGTGATCGCGCTCGGCGCGGTCTCCCGCACCTTCCCGATCCCCGGCCTCGCCGAGCAGGGCATCGGCATGAAGGGCGTCGAGGAGGCCATCGGCCTGCGCAACCACGTCCTCGAGCAGCTGGACAAGGCCGACTCCACCACCGACGAGGAGATCCGCCGCAAGGCGCTCACCTTCGTCTTCATCGGCGGCGGGTTCGCCGGCGCGGAGACCATCGGTGAGGTCGAGGACCTGGCCCGCGACGCGGCCAAGTACTACAAGACCGTGTCCCGCGAGGACATGCGCTTCATCCTCGTCGACGCCGCGGACAAGATCCTGCCCGAGGTCGGCCCGAAGCTCGGCCAGTACGGCAAGGAGCACCTGGAGAGCCGGGGCGTGGAGATCTACCTCTCCACCTCGATGGACTCCTGCGTCGACGGCCACGTCGTGCTGAAGAACGGCCTCGAGGTCGACTCCAACACCATCGTGTGGACGGCCGGCGTCAAGCCCAACCCCGTCCTGGCGCGCTACGGCCTGCCGCTCGGCCCCCGCGGCCACGTCGACACCGCCGCCACCCTCCAGGTGCAGGGCACCGACTACATCTGGGCCGCCGGCGACAACGCCCAGGTCCCGGACGTCGCCGCCCGCAAGGCCGGCGTCGAGAACGCCTGGTGCCCGCCGAACGCGCAGCACGCGCTGCGTCAGGCCAGGGTCCTCGGCGACAACGTGATCTCCGGCATGCGGGGCTTCCCGCAGAAGGAGTACGCGCACTCCAACAAGGGTGCGGTGGCGGGCCTCGGCCTCCACAAGGGCGTCGCGATGATCGTCATGGGCAAGATGAAGATCAAGCTCAAGGGCCGCCTCGCCTGGTACATGCACCGTGGCTACCACGGCATGGCGATGCCGACGTGGAACCGCAAGATCCGCGTCTTCGCCGACTGGACCCTCGGCATGTTCCTCAAGCGTGAGGTCGTCGCCCTCGGCGCCCTGGAGTCCCCGCGCGAGGAGTTCTACGAGGCCGCGAAGCCGGCCCCGGTCGCAGCCAAGCCGGCCGCCGAGAAGAGCGAGAAGGCCGAGAGCGAGAAGGCCAAGGCCTCCTGA
- a CDS encoding ABC transporter ATP-binding protein: protein MTTSPLAERTTAVAARATDLSKIYGQGETQVVALDRVSVDFRQAEFTAIMGPSGSGKSTLMHCVAGLDTFSSGSVRIGDTELGSLKDKQLTKLRRDKIGFIFQAFNLLPTLTAIENITLPMDIAGRKPDKEWLETVIRMVGLADRLGHRPSQLSGGQQQRVAVARALASRPDIVFGDEPTGNLDSRSGAEVLGFLRNSVRDLGQTVVMVTHDPVAAAYADRVVFLADGRIVDEVYGPTAESVLDRMKQFDAKGRTS from the coding sequence GTGACCACCAGCCCCCTCGCCGAGCGCACCACCGCAGTGGCCGCGCGTGCCACGGACCTGTCGAAGATCTACGGACAGGGCGAGACCCAGGTCGTCGCTCTGGACCGCGTCTCGGTCGACTTCCGGCAGGCCGAGTTCACCGCGATCATGGGTCCCTCGGGCTCCGGCAAGTCCACGCTGATGCACTGCGTGGCGGGCCTCGACACCTTCTCCTCCGGCTCCGTGCGCATCGGCGACACCGAGCTCGGCTCGCTGAAGGACAAGCAGCTCACGAAACTGCGCCGGGACAAGATCGGGTTCATCTTCCAGGCGTTCAACCTGCTGCCGACGCTGACGGCGATCGAGAACATCACCCTCCCGATGGACATCGCGGGCCGTAAGCCGGACAAGGAGTGGCTGGAAACGGTCATCCGGATGGTGGGTCTCGCCGACCGACTCGGCCACCGTCCCTCGCAGCTCTCCGGCGGTCAGCAGCAGCGGGTCGCCGTCGCCCGCGCCCTGGCGTCCCGGCCCGACATCGTCTTCGGCGACGAGCCGACCGGCAACCTGGACTCCCGCTCGGGTGCCGAGGTGCTGGGCTTCCTGCGCAACTCCGTGCGGGATCTGGGGCAGACAGTGGTGATGGTCACCCACGACCCGGTGGCCGCGGCGTACGCGGACCGGGTGGTCTTCCTCGCGGACGGGCGCATCGTCGACGAGGTGTACGGCCCGACGGCCGAGTCGGTGCTGGACCGAATGAAGCAATTCGACGCCAAGGGCCGCACCAGCTGA